From the genome of Nicotiana tabacum cultivar K326 chromosome 2, ASM71507v2, whole genome shotgun sequence:
GGGGCTGTTGAGTCTCCCGCATCGGCTAAGGGATGGAGGacttggtctccttatatggctTGGGCGATCCTcacctcatgagctagcttttggggttgagttaggcccaatgTTCATATCTTTATCAGCTGCATACAGGACACTTTTGTCCTTGGTGCATTACAGTCTGTGGATTCGGATTTAAGAATAGAATTCTTATCATAGAATtttaagttaaatttttggaCAGTTAAAGCAACCAGAATAATGATTACAACCAGTATTTTTGTTTACGCTCGATAGATAAGTAATACCAAACATACCATGGAAGAGTTGACAGAGAGATCAAGCCTCTTTTTTTGAGAAAGTGCAGAGAGATTGAGACTCTTAAATGGACTTTCTTGGAGCTTGGTGTATATTTCATGGGCTAAACAAAGGAGAAAAAAAGGATGAAGGAATGGATTTTCattatatttttgttttgctttattttgaactggaagaatacacaaaataacaTCTTCTACTCCAAACCTGAAGAATTTAGACACTGAATGTCCTGCAGAATTTTGTGAGAAAGAGCCACTTTTAATTCAAACTACCCCAGACAACTGACGCATGACGAAGAGTAAAATAAGGCAGATGGGATTGCTACTTCTACCTTTGTTTCAGCTTAGGAGCTCCAGTTCAAGGACTGAAATCAAATCAAAGTGGATGTGAACTATGAAAAGTTTCTATTGATCCAGGCAAATGAATAGGCCAAATCTGTTAATTGGGTCCCAAATCATTGGGGTTGCATTTTCTAATAATGAGTCAGGGCCTAAGCGTAGTCGGTGGCAATCTTCCTGGTGATATGCAGGACAAACATCGTCATAAGTTGTCCAAGTTACCAAGAATAGTTCCTTTTCACGAGTAAGAAACCGATGTATTTGCATAGGTCGCCTTTTCCGTATATGAATTCTTAAAAATGGACTAATATGATAGATCTGTCTGATATACAGTACTACCGACTCATAACAATCCAAATGGGTCTTAAATAGTTAAATGTCATTTATATGAGTAATAATTACTCTGAAGGTTGAACCTTAGGCTTGATCTAAATGCAGTTTCGAGGCCAGTCTTCAAAATGTTCAAGGCCTCAGCCAGATGTTAGGTGTAGCCATTTACGCTTCTATTATATAGAGAATGCTGCTATTGAAGCTTGCATTATTCATTGTGGTGGTACTGGAGTAGCTTCCTATAACTTGATTGCTTCATTGTAGCCTTGTGTTTCTAATTTAGAGGTTTGATGCATTTTCCACCACTTTTTCAGGATAATCATGCTGGTTGAAGTAGTCTGTGTTGCTTCTTTCATGACTCTCTATATTGGTGAGAGACCTCCTTTGTGGTTTTCCTTAACAAGACTCATTTCTCCACCTATATTTTTATAGTAAAGCCCACCCATGTCTCCCTACAAAGAAATTGCCTATCGTAAATTCCTAAATTTTGTATGTTATTAGGAAACATATTTAAAAAATGACATTTGTCAGGCTACACTTTCAATTGTCACAGGTTATGTTCATCAATACAATTCATTTCATTCCCAGCCCGATGTTTTGAAGTCACTTTATTCTCCACTTCAACCATCAAGTTCTTTGGAAGGACTGAGGTACTGCATTAGATTTACGCATATGAGTTTGTAGAAAAATCTTAGACGCCATAGTGGATGGATTTGCCATGAGTCCCCTGTAAAATAAGGAGCTTTGCAGACGCAGTTTTTATTGCACTTTTTAGCCCCATCTTTTTATTGTCAAAGCACATTACTCTTTCTGAGTCTATTAAGTGTGGAAGCTAATAATAATGATGGTTACCCGGGAGCCTTTTGTTGTATAGGTATCAAGATGGTGGTCGACTATCTGATCAGCTCATGACCTTATTGCAATATCAGCAAGAAAATATACACTTTCTGAATGAGGAGGTATGTGTTGATAAAGAAAACTCTGATACTCTTTCTTTAGAAGGTTCCAGGCATGTTTCATTGCAAGAAGAGAGTAAGGAAGGAACCGGTTTGAGCAGCTTTAGTCTTACTAGTTGGTGCATCAAGTAGTTAACAGCGCATACAAGTCATGTTTGGAAAGGAAGGTGGAGTTCTACACATTTCTAGGTCTTGGTTGCTGCAGGATGTGTCGATCTCTTGTGGCCAAAATAGGAAATTGAATAGCATTATGATTGGAAATTAGTCCTTGTTTCTTGTGGAATTATTTCCTTTATTTCTCTGAATTTTGATGTTTTTCTCCTTTAGATTCTAGGATTACAAGAATCCTTGAGCAAATATGAAAGGTCTAATGATGGGAGTGCACCTCAGGTAAGCTTCTCCTTATCGAAGTTGTTTTGCTATAAGAATCTCCTACCTGTATTCTCTAGAATAGAAAGAAGAATGTAACTTTTGACTGCATAGTGAGTCATAATTAAGCTATAAGTCAGTAAGGAAAACAAATAATTTGAGAAGGAGAAAGAAACCTGTATCAAGTATCATAAATCTGAAAGTGGTAAACATTCTTCCGCACTTCCCATTTTATAAGATCTCGGTGAAGGTATTTTCTGTTTAAGATTATGAAAAAAGCGCTTCACTTCTGTTATTGCTGTTGCCCAAGTTAGCTGGTAACAACCGTCTGAACAAGTTTCCTGATGACAAAACcaggaaagaaagaaataaagtcATAGATGCTGAGCATGACATAATATACGCCAGCTGTTGCTTGTTTTATATTCTGTAAGATGATAATGTGGAAGCTATGTCATTTTAGTTCATTTACTGTGGAATTATTCAGTAATGAAATCAACCATCTTTGTGTGGTAATACTCAATTGTTATTAGAATTTGGGCTATGAATATGGTGAAAATAATCAGTCGCTTGGTATTGCAGGTTGATCTTGCCCACTTACTGGCAGCTCGAGACCAAGAATTGCGCACACTTTCAGCTGAGGTATTATTGGGGCTTGTGGTCTTTTGGACCTAACTTGTTTCTTACGAAATTAAGTGCCGCAGAGATGGAAGTACTTTTATCATGTGCAGAACTAACATGTAAAGCAGTAGTTCTAAGAAACAGACTGTGCAGAACTAACATGTAAAGCAGTAATTCTAAGAAACAGACGTAGTTGCTCAGGGGCATATCCATGTGGCATCCGGGTGCTCTACATTGTGGCATCTTATTTCAAACTCTTGAGAGTAAAGTTTATTTGGATCAGTTCTAAGTGGTAGTCCATTTCATATGACTCATGCCTTACTGGAATTATAATCTCACACTGATGAAAAATACTCTCGCTGATTTCTTTACATGAGGTGTAACCatggtggttgttgttgtttgaggTGTAACCATTGCTTTTGAGTCCATATGTTCCTTCTGTTGATTTCCCTGATTCTGTTTGGTGTCCGTGGAGGGATTTTAAGGACTAATAGAATTTACTTGTCTCAGACATTTGATATTTCTTTCTTTCCAAGTAGAAGTTTTACCTCAGCATTTGTTGTCCTTTTAATTTTTTGGAATTATCTGCTGAAAGATTTGTGTTTCAGATGAATCAATTGCAATCTGAGCTTAGACTTGCTCGATCTCTAATAGAAGAGAAGGATGCTGAGATGCAGCGCATCCGAAGTACAAACAATCAGGTGTGTTTGAAACTATTTTGGAAAATAAACTTTTGGATTAGTGTAAATGCAAAATATTTGGTGTATTCAGAGATGGAGTTGCTTTTCTTTATGGAGAAGTGTCATTTTAAACGTAAGTTGCAACTTCGTGCTGCTCTTTTGTCTTCTTTTGCTGCAACTGTTGCTTCTTTGCCATTAAAAATGAATATGATGTACCAAAAGAAAAGTCAAAGTATTTGGCTAAGATGTAGGCTTTAACAGCCGAAAAGAACAATTCAGATTTGGAAGACATCATTCACCACCAATGGGTGAtacctttttgtattttttctgacCTTGGGACGGTCCTTGCTTCAACTGGTTACTTAGTTTCTTGGCTGTGATTTACCTAGGTGCTCATGAGTCCTACAATTTTCAGGCCGAGTAAGATTCAAGTTAAATGCCGACATTTATTCCACATCTACATTGATTTATAGTATCGCTCATTTATTATGAATATGATCAAAACGTTCTGCTTTCATCAGAGAAACATTTCAAGGTTCTTGTCTAACTTGAGATTATTATTCCGGATCTGCACTTAATTTCTTGTAATTTTGTATATTAAGCAAATTGACTTTGCTTTTCTTCATGCACTAAATTAGTGGTTATAGCTAAATACTAAATACTGTTATTCTAACTCCATCATCCATCTTTAGTATTTGGATTTCCATAATCATGCTAGTTTCTTTTACACCAAAAGGTTAGCATGATATTTCCTTTTTatctgcttttttttttcttcctgaATTCGATTTGGTGTTTGTAACAGTATGTAGAGGAAAATGAGAGGCTTAGAGCTATTCTGGGGGAATGGAGCAGCCGAGCAGCTAAGGTAGTCCTTTGATAATTGCTACAATGTTGCTTAGTAGTTATTATCTTTCCTTTGGTTAAAACTAATACATATACTATTGTCGTCTGCTGGATGAAAGCTTGAACGTGCTTTGGAGCTTGAAAGGATGTCAAACTTGGAACTGCAGAAAAAAGTAAACTCACTGAAAAGCCAAAGGCATGACTAAGTTCGATCAAGATAGCTAGCTGCTTGGTTAGCAACTTGTCACCTCACAACACACCAGCCGATTCTCTGTCTTCTTGGCTAGTAGGTCGAAGGGTAGTTTCGACAAAGATGATTACTTGTTAGTCTGTTACATAGGAGGATGCCGAGGTCCTATCTGCATATATACAGACGATTCTATGTTGATACAACGTTTTCAGCCTTCACTGCCATGTGTGGGTTTTGTgcacattttctttttgtttcctgCTACAATGATTTTTGGAATTCTATCTCTTGACAATTTTGTTTTCCGGTAGCTCTAGGACTAATACCATTTGTTTCTTTTACCAGTCCTCATGATGGTGCTAGACATTGATATTGTGGTCTTCAAATGTATGAAAACACAAAGAACTCGGGATCTTGAGAAAATGAAGCACTCAACTGGATGTTTTTCCTCCTCTTGGAAATATGCATAAAATCAGTAGCA
Proteins encoded in this window:
- the LOC107823209 gene encoding protein FIP1 isoform X1 translates to MSAERRSSSIYENESNLFLDILDEAPLFGNRKPASLIGSVFYCILLASFAVLAVGATWIFHPIRGLVFQLLCSCNVALLVITGIFQQYLVYQVQKIRLQGYCVFSQKLKHIIRLPFATIAYGTAAMLLVMVWNPDISILSISALLRIIMLVEVVCVASFMTLYIGYVHQYNSFHSQPDVLKSLYSPLQPSSSLEGLRYQDGGRLSDQLMTLLQYQQENIHFLNEEILGLQESLSKYERSNDGSAPQVDLAHLLAARDQELRTLSAEMNQLQSELRLARSLIEEKDAEMQRIRSTNNQYVEENERLRAILGEWSSRAAKLERALELERMSNLELQKKVNSLKSQRHD
- the LOC107823209 gene encoding protein FIP1 isoform X2, with amino-acid sequence MKLYSSVYTVSSWPSIFQQYLVYQVQKIRLQGYCVFSQKLKHIIRLPFATIAYGTAAMLLVMVWNPDISILSISALLRIIMLVEVVCVASFMTLYIGYVHQYNSFHSQPDVLKSLYSPLQPSSSLEGLRYQDGGRLSDQLMTLLQYQQENIHFLNEEILGLQESLSKYERSNDGSAPQVDLAHLLAARDQELRTLSAEMNQLQSELRLARSLIEEKDAEMQRIRSTNNQYVEENERLRAILGEWSSRAAKLERALELERMSNLELQKKVNSLKSQRHD